The Paenibacillus sp. RUD330 genome has a segment encoding these proteins:
- the trxB gene encoding thioredoxin-disulfide reductase produces the protein MYKSIIIGTGPSGLTAAIYLARANLNPLVIEGPEPGGQLTTTTEVENFPGFPDGIMGPELMANMRKQAERFGAEFRTGWVNSVDLSERPFKIQVEGQGELVAESLIISTGASARYLGIPGEKENVGRGVSTCATCDGFFFRGKKIIVVGGGDSAMEEANFLTRFATNVDLVHRRDEMRASKIMQDRARDNEKISFALNRTPVEVVAGPLGVTGLKVRNNESGQEEILETNGIFVAIGHTPNTKFLGGQIDTDDHGYIMVKPGTTETNVPGVFACGDVQDLKYRQAITAAGSGCMAALDCEKYLEGSMVHDWSQTL, from the coding sequence ATGTACAAGTCCATTATCATCGGTACCGGCCCGTCCGGCTTGACCGCTGCGATCTATCTGGCCCGCGCCAACCTCAACCCTCTCGTCATCGAAGGACCGGAGCCGGGCGGCCAGCTGACAACGACGACGGAGGTCGAGAACTTCCCCGGCTTCCCGGATGGAATCATGGGTCCTGAGCTCATGGCCAACATGCGCAAGCAGGCCGAGCGTTTCGGCGCTGAATTCCGCACAGGCTGGGTTAACAGCGTCGATCTGTCGGAGCGTCCGTTCAAGATCCAGGTGGAAGGCCAAGGCGAGCTTGTCGCCGAATCCCTGATCATCTCGACCGGCGCATCCGCGCGTTACCTCGGCATTCCCGGAGAGAAGGAGAACGTCGGCCGCGGAGTCAGCACTTGCGCTACATGCGACGGCTTTTTCTTCCGCGGCAAAAAGATCATCGTGGTCGGCGGCGGCGATTCCGCCATGGAGGAGGCCAACTTCCTCACCCGCTTTGCGACCAACGTCGATCTGGTCCACCGCCGCGACGAGATGCGCGCCTCCAAGATCATGCAGGACCGCGCCCGCGACAACGAGAAGATCAGCTTCGCCCTCAACCGCACGCCGGTTGAAGTCGTTGCAGGCCCGCTCGGCGTGACCGGCCTGAAGGTCCGCAACAACGAGAGCGGACAAGAGGAGATCCTCGAGACGAACGGCATCTTCGTCGCCATCGGCCACACGCCGAACACGAAGTTCCTGGGCGGCCAGATCGACACCGACGACCATGGCTACATCATGGTGAAGCCGGGAACGACGGAAACGAACGTGCCGGGCGTATTCGCTTGCGGAGACGTGCAGGACTTGAAGTACCGCCAGGCCATTACGGCCGCCGGCAGCGGCTGCATGGCGGCGCTGGACTGCGAGAAGTACCTGGAAGGCTCCATGGTGCATGACTGGAGCCAGACGCTTTAA
- the rapZ gene encoding RNase adapter RapZ, whose translation METNTPKLVIITGMSGAGKTIAVQSLEDLGFFCVDNLPPVLIPKFAELIDGSNGKIAKVALVIDLRGREFFTALSESLDYIKNHFTFQHEILFLDATDDVLVRRYKESRRRHPLAPNGLPLEGIHLERQLLEELKNSATQTIDTSKLKPAELKESIISRFTNAKQAPFSVNVTSFGFKYGIPIDADLIYDVRFLPNPHYVEHLRPRTGQDQDVYDYVMKWPDTQAFLTKLLDMLQFLIPLYRKEGKSQVVIGIGCTGGKHRSVAISEYLGRMLGSSETESVRVSHRDAGRDRP comes from the coding sequence ATGGAAACGAATACGCCCAAGCTGGTCATCATTACGGGCATGTCCGGCGCAGGCAAGACGATCGCAGTTCAGAGCCTCGAGGATCTCGGGTTCTTCTGCGTCGACAATCTGCCTCCGGTGCTCATCCCGAAGTTTGCCGAGCTGATCGACGGCTCCAACGGCAAAATCGCCAAAGTAGCGCTCGTCATCGATTTGCGCGGCCGCGAGTTTTTCACCGCCCTGTCGGAGTCGCTCGACTACATCAAGAACCACTTTACCTTTCAGCATGAGATTCTGTTCCTGGACGCGACCGACGACGTTCTCGTACGCCGCTACAAGGAAAGCCGGCGGCGGCATCCGCTCGCTCCCAACGGCTTGCCGCTCGAAGGCATCCATCTGGAGAGACAGCTGCTGGAGGAGCTCAAAAATTCGGCGACGCAGACAATCGACACGAGCAAGCTGAAGCCGGCCGAGCTCAAGGAGTCCATCATTTCGCGCTTCACGAATGCCAAGCAGGCGCCGTTCTCGGTCAATGTCACCTCGTTCGGCTTCAAGTACGGCATTCCGATCGACGCCGATCTGATCTACGACGTCCGCTTCCTGCCGAATCCCCATTACGTCGAGCATCTGCGTCCGCGCACCGGACAGGATCAGGATGTATATGATTATGTTATGAAGTGGCCGGATACCCAGGCGTTTCTGACCAAGCTCCTCGACATGCTGCAATTTTTGATTCCTTTATACCGCAAAGAGGGCAAGAGTCAAGTCGTCATCGGAATCGGCTGCACGGGCGGCAAGCACCGTTCCGTCGCCATTTCGGAATATCTCGGGCGCATGCTCGGCAGCAGCGAGACGGAGTCGGTCCGGGTGAGCCATCGCGATGCCGGACGTGACCGTCCATAA
- a CDS encoding YvcK family protein, which translates to MASSKTKTPLPKIVVIGGGTGLSVMLRGLKEKPLDITAIVTVADDGGSSGVLRSELQIPPPGDIRNVLMALADVEPLLSEMLQYRFPSGTGLAGHSLGNLMLAAMTDISGDFVTGVRELSRVLAVRGTVLPASDQAIVLKAELEDGTIVEGESNIPLAGQPIKRVFIEPPDVEPLEEACQAIQEADAILIGPGSLYTSIIPNLLVPKLAECIVQSNAIKIFICNVMTQPGETDDYAVSDHLEAVHRHIGHQLFDYVIVNDGEIPPQVQDRYAELGAKAVQLDLDEVTRRGYKVIADRLVLFRTYLRHDAVRLSHHIYQLVESWMQRKG; encoded by the coding sequence ATGGCAAGCAGCAAAACAAAGACTCCACTTCCGAAAATCGTCGTCATCGGCGGCGGCACGGGGTTGTCCGTCATGCTCCGCGGTCTCAAGGAGAAGCCGCTCGACATCACGGCGATCGTCACCGTCGCCGATGACGGCGGCAGCTCCGGCGTCCTTCGCAGCGAGCTCCAAATTCCTCCTCCGGGCGACATCCGCAACGTGCTCATGGCGCTGGCGGATGTCGAGCCGCTTTTATCGGAGATGCTCCAATACCGGTTCCCGAGCGGCACCGGACTTGCCGGCCACAGCCTCGGCAATCTCATGCTGGCGGCGATGACGGATATATCCGGCGACTTCGTGACCGGGGTCAGGGAGCTGAGCCGGGTGCTCGCCGTGCGCGGCACGGTGCTGCCGGCGTCGGATCAGGCGATCGTGCTCAAGGCCGAGCTGGAGGACGGAACGATCGTCGAGGGCGAGTCCAATATTCCGCTGGCCGGGCAGCCGATCAAGCGGGTGTTCATCGAGCCTCCCGACGTGGAGCCGCTCGAGGAGGCATGCCAGGCGATCCAGGAGGCGGATGCGATCCTGATCGGACCCGGCAGCCTGTACACGAGCATTATTCCCAACCTGCTCGTGCCTAAGCTGGCGGAATGCATCGTCCAGTCGAATGCGATCAAGATTTTCATCTGCAACGTCATGACCCAGCCGGGCGAGACGGACGATTATGCGGTGAGCGATCATCTCGAAGCGGTGCACCGCCATATCGGCCACCAGCTGTTCGATTACGTCATCGTCAACGACGGCGAGATTCCGCCGCAGGTCCAGGACCGTTACGCGGAATTGGGAGCGAAGGCTGTCCAGCTCGATCTGGACGAAGTCACGCGCCGGGGATACAAGGTCATCGCGGACCGCCTCGTGTTGTTCCGCACTTATTTACGGCATGATGCCGTGCGCCTGAGCCATCATATCTATCAGCTTGTAGAGAGCTGGATGCAAAGAAAGGGGTGA
- a CDS encoding HPr family phosphocarrier protein, with protein MTRQPVVVRLKTGLHARPAALFVQEANKFSSEIFVEKDEKKVNAKSIMGIMSLAISSGTEVYVSAEGSDAEQAVNALVSLVSKEELENQ; from the coding sequence ATGACCAGACAACCCGTTGTCGTCAGACTCAAGACGGGTCTTCACGCAAGACCGGCTGCACTCTTCGTGCAGGAAGCGAACAAGTTCTCTTCCGAGATTTTCGTGGAAAAGGACGAGAAGAAAGTAAACGCCAAGTCCATCATGGGCATCATGAGCCTTGCGATCAGCTCCGGCACGGAAGTTTACGTCAGCGCCGAGGGTTCGGATGCAGAGCAGGCTGTAAACGCTTTAGTCTCCCTGGTAAGCAAGGAAGAGCTCGAGAACCAATAA
- a CDS encoding SIMPL domain-containing protein (The SIMPL domain is named for its presence in mouse protein SIMPL (signalling molecule that associates with mouse pelle-like kinase). Bacterial member BP26, from Brucella, was shown to assemble into a channel-like structure, while YggE from E. coli has been associated with resistance to oxidative stress.), with protein sequence MDKRNAAGGLMHKSKVLLLAAGITAGSLMAWNALGGQPLNKPAFAAGTENAVLNTVAVTGTGKVSVAPDIAYVSAGVSVTAKTAKEAQAGAAKKYDAVRKALTGTYGVAEKDLKTTNYSVQPQYRYTDKEGQVLTGYTAVQDIQISYRNMDKTGDLVDGLATAGANRINNISFGTEKGDAYTQQALQKAVEAAKAKAMALAQASGRTLGEVVSISENGAQVVQPVLERAQMKVAAASDSSANTVVDAGEVDVTSDITVLFSLK encoded by the coding sequence ATGGACAAACGAAATGCGGCTGGCGGGCTGATGCATAAGAGCAAGGTGCTGCTTCTTGCAGCGGGAATCACAGCGGGATCTTTGATGGCCTGGAATGCACTGGGCGGTCAGCCGCTCAACAAGCCGGCATTTGCCGCAGGAACGGAGAATGCAGTGTTGAACACAGTCGCGGTAACGGGAACAGGCAAGGTGTCGGTCGCGCCGGATATCGCCTATGTATCGGCTGGCGTGTCGGTGACGGCCAAGACGGCCAAGGAAGCGCAGGCTGGAGCGGCCAAGAAATACGATGCCGTGCGCAAGGCGTTGACAGGCACTTACGGAGTCGCGGAGAAGGATCTGAAGACGACGAATTATTCGGTGCAGCCGCAATACCGCTATACGGATAAGGAAGGCCAAGTGCTGACCGGATACACGGCGGTGCAGGACATCCAGATTTCCTACCGCAACATGGATAAGACAGGCGATCTCGTCGACGGTCTTGCAACGGCGGGCGCCAATCGGATCAACAACATCTCCTTCGGAACGGAAAAAGGAGACGCCTACACGCAGCAGGCGCTGCAGAAGGCGGTCGAGGCCGCCAAGGCCAAAGCGATGGCGCTGGCTCAGGCATCGGGCCGCACGCTCGGCGAGGTCGTCTCGATCTCCGAGAACGGGGCCCAGGTCGTGCAGCCGGTCCTCGAGAGGGCACAGATGAAAGTGGCGGCAGCGTCGGATTCCTCGGCCAACACCGTCGTGGATGCAGGCGAGGTGGACGTCACCTCCGACATTACGGTTTTGTTCTCGCTCAAATAG
- the whiA gene encoding DNA-binding protein WhiA: MSFAAQTKKELTLVDNQDACCERAELSALIRMNGSVHLASRKIILDISTENAAIARRIYSLIKKIFDVHTELLVRKKMRLKKNNVYIVRIPAKVQEILKDLNIVSEGFMFNQGIDKDMIKRPCCKRAYLRGAFLAGGSVNNPEGSSYHLEISCMYEEHCGALVALANKFGLNARCIERKKGFIFYIKEGEKIIELLNIIGAHQALFKFEDVRIMRDMRNSVNRIVNCETANLNKTIGAAVRQIDNIRLLQKEMGLENLPEKLREVAEIRLLHPDMNLKEVGEMLKGSVSKSGVNHRLRKIDELAEKLRGS; the protein is encoded by the coding sequence ATGAGCTTTGCGGCCCAGACCAAAAAAGAATTGACGCTCGTGGACAACCAGGATGCCTGCTGCGAACGGGCGGAGCTGTCCGCTCTGATCCGGATGAACGGATCGGTCCACTTGGCCAGCCGCAAGATCATCCTCGACATCTCGACGGAGAATGCGGCCATCGCGCGCCGGATCTACAGCCTGATCAAGAAGATTTTCGACGTCCATACCGAACTGCTTGTCCGCAAGAAGATGAGGCTGAAGAAGAACAATGTCTACATTGTCCGGATTCCGGCCAAGGTCCAGGAAATTCTCAAGGATCTGAACATCGTTTCCGAAGGATTCATGTTCAATCAGGGCATAGATAAGGATATGATCAAACGTCCTTGCTGCAAGCGCGCTTACCTGCGCGGCGCTTTTCTGGCCGGCGGCTCCGTCAACAACCCCGAAGGCTCCTCTTATCATTTGGAGATTTCCTGCATGTACGAGGAGCATTGCGGGGCATTGGTGGCGCTGGCCAACAAGTTCGGGCTGAACGCCCGATGCATCGAGCGCAAGAAGGGATTCATCTTCTACATCAAGGAAGGCGAGAAGATCATCGAGCTGCTGAACATCATCGGCGCTCATCAGGCTTTGTTCAAATTCGAGGATGTCCGCATCATGCGCGACATGAGGAACTCCGTCAACCGCATCGTCAACTGCGAGACGGCCAATCTCAACAAGACGATCGGGGCGGCTGTGCGCCAGATCGACAACATCCGTCTGCTGCAGAAGGAAATGGGGCTGGAGAACCTGCCCGAGAAGCTCCGCGAGGTGGCGGAGATCCGGCTTCTGCATCCCGACATGAACCTCAAGGAAGTCGGCGAGATGCTGAAGGGCTCCGTCAGCAAGTCCGGCGTGAACCACAGGCTTCGCAAGATCGACGAGCTGGCCGAAAAATTGCGTGGAAGCTGA
- the hisIE gene encoding bifunctional phosphoribosyl-AMP cyclohydrolase/phosphoribosyl-ATP diphosphatase HisIE codes for MSGKEMARGTAGAADLDAIKYDASGLVPAIVQDAVSKEVLMLAYMNEESLRLSLESGETWFWSRSRSELWHKGATSGHTQRIRSLSYDCDGDTLLVLVDQKGPACHTGKYSCFHNPLMAGGASGDSAPAEAGRFDMLGELERTISERHAERPEGAYTSYLFEKGLDKILKKFGEESIEVVIAAKNGDNAELGSEAGDLIFHLMVLLRERGLPLDSVMDVLRERHGKPTTNKMNR; via the coding sequence ATGAGCGGCAAGGAAATGGCGCGCGGGACGGCGGGTGCCGCCGATCTCGATGCGATCAAATACGACGCGTCCGGGCTTGTGCCCGCCATCGTGCAGGACGCGGTATCCAAGGAAGTGCTGATGCTCGCCTACATGAACGAGGAATCACTGCGCCTTTCGCTGGAAAGCGGCGAGACCTGGTTCTGGAGCCGCTCCCGCAGCGAGCTGTGGCATAAGGGCGCGACGAGCGGCCATACGCAGCGGATCCGCTCGCTGAGCTACGACTGCGACGGGGACACTCTGCTGGTCCTCGTGGATCAGAAGGGGCCGGCCTGCCATACGGGGAAATACAGCTGCTTCCACAATCCGCTTATGGCGGGCGGCGCTTCGGGAGATTCCGCGCCGGCTGAAGCGGGCCGCTTCGACATGCTGGGCGAATTGGAGCGGACGATCTCGGAGCGGCATGCGGAGCGGCCGGAAGGAGCTTACACGTCCTACCTGTTCGAGAAGGGGCTGGACAAGATCCTCAAGAAGTTCGGCGAGGAGAGCATCGAGGTGGTCATCGCGGCCAAAAACGGCGACAATGCCGAGCTTGGCTCCGAGGCGGGCGACTTGATCTTCCATTTGATGGTTCTGCTCCGCGAGCGCGGGCTTCCGTTGGACTCCGTCATGGACGTTCTGCGCGAGCGGCACGGCAAGCCGACGACAAACAAGATGAACCGCTGA
- a CDS encoding ROK family glucokinase, producing MSETIYVGADIGGTAIKVGVCSAVGELLRTYEGPTEASQGAERIVDNIVAYVRHVVGEAGFAWEQVGGVGVGIAGFLDIPNGIVKFSNNLNIRNVPLKQLLEEKLNKTVKVNNDANVAALGEAWAGAGRGIPNCVCYTLGTGVGGGVIINGRIYEGFGGMAGELGHMSIVPDLEAIQCTCGKTGCLETVSSATGIIRMAKDAVERGDRTSLSLEPNIMAKEVIDAAKAGDEVASRIVNRAAYYLGRSMAATAVTLNPQRFIIGGGVAKAGDFLFDQIREVFAKYTQDQAKEGVEIVAATLGNDAGVVGAAGLILRS from the coding sequence ATGTCAGAAACAATCTACGTTGGAGCGGATATCGGCGGCACCGCCATCAAAGTTGGAGTTTGCAGCGCGGTGGGCGAGCTGCTCCGGACGTATGAGGGCCCGACGGAAGCTTCCCAGGGCGCAGAGCGCATCGTGGACAACATCGTGGCGTACGTGCGCCATGTCGTCGGCGAGGCGGGTTTTGCCTGGGAACAAGTAGGCGGAGTCGGCGTCGGGATCGCAGGTTTCCTGGACATCCCGAATGGCATCGTGAAGTTCTCCAACAATTTGAATATACGCAACGTGCCTCTCAAGCAGCTGCTTGAAGAGAAGCTGAACAAGACCGTCAAGGTCAACAACGACGCCAATGTCGCCGCTCTCGGCGAAGCTTGGGCCGGAGCGGGCCGCGGCATTCCGAACTGCGTCTGCTACACGCTCGGCACCGGCGTGGGAGGCGGAGTCATCATCAACGGCCGCATCTATGAAGGCTTCGGCGGCATGGCCGGAGAGCTCGGCCACATGTCGATCGTGCCCGATCTGGAAGCGATCCAGTGCACCTGCGGCAAAACCGGCTGCCTGGAGACGGTGTCTTCCGCGACCGGCATCATCCGCATGGCCAAGGATGCCGTCGAGCGCGGCGACCGCACGTCGCTGTCTCTGGAGCCCAACATCATGGCCAAGGAAGTCATCGACGCCGCCAAAGCAGGCGACGAAGTGGCATCGCGCATCGTGAACCGCGCCGCCTATTACCTCGGCCGGTCGATGGCGGCCACCGCCGTCACCCTGAATCCGCAGCGCTTCATCATCGGCGGGGGCGTCGCCAAGGCCGGCGATTTCCTGTTCGACCAGATCCGTGAAGTGTTCGCCAAATATACGCAGGACCAAGCCAAGGAAGGCGTGGAGATCGTCGCCGCCACACTCGGCAACGATGCGGGCGTCGTCGGCGCCGCCGGACTCATTCTCCGCTCCTAG
- the hisJ gene encoding histidinol-phosphatase HisJ, with protein sequence MRIDYHTHHERCGHAVGGLEDYVRQAIATGLDQIGLSDHMPLLHVKPHEYYPGMAMAMDELPRYVEEALALKEKYKGDIDIRVGMEGDYIEGCEEKIAELIDAYPWDYVIGSVHFLGTWDITDFRQTGGWEMRDPMAVYERYYDAVGKAARSGLYDYIGHIDVIKRFGFRPQDDVTRLEDAALEAVREADLAIELNASGLRMPCAEMFPGPRMLKKACELGIPVTLGSDCHQPERLEQYLPEARMRLKEAGYGQLATFQSRKRLLIDF encoded by the coding sequence ATCCGCATCGACTACCACACCCACCACGAGCGCTGCGGCCATGCCGTCGGCGGCCTGGAGGACTACGTCCGCCAGGCGATCGCGACCGGACTGGACCAGATCGGCCTGTCCGACCACATGCCGCTGCTGCACGTCAAGCCGCATGAGTATTATCCCGGAATGGCGATGGCGATGGACGAGCTTCCCCGTTATGTCGAAGAGGCGCTTGCGCTCAAGGAGAAATACAAGGGCGACATCGACATCCGGGTCGGAATGGAAGGCGATTATATCGAGGGCTGCGAGGAGAAAATAGCGGAGCTGATCGATGCCTATCCATGGGATTACGTCATCGGCTCGGTCCATTTCCTCGGCACATGGGACATTACCGACTTTCGGCAGACGGGCGGCTGGGAGATGCGCGATCCTATGGCCGTCTACGAGCGCTACTACGATGCGGTCGGCAAAGCCGCGCGAAGCGGCTTGTACGATTATATCGGGCATATCGACGTCATCAAGCGGTTCGGCTTCCGTCCGCAAGACGACGTGACCCGTCTGGAGGACGCGGCGCTGGAAGCGGTCCGGGAGGCCGATCTGGCGATCGAGCTGAACGCATCGGGACTGAGAATGCCTTGCGCGGAGATGTTCCCGGGACCCCGGATGCTGAAAAAGGCCTGCGAGCTCGGCATTCCGGTCACGCTCGGCTCCGACTGCCATCAGCCCGAGCGGCTGGAGCAATACTTGCCGGAGGCGCGCATGAGGCTGAAAGAAGCCGGTTACGGGCAGCTTGCCACGTTCCAGAGCCGAAAACGGTTACTTATCGATTTTTGA
- a CDS encoding tetratricopeptide repeat protein codes for MEEEKRTAADQAAKIIPIQWDATFFFERAVRSMDRYHYDKALKYFRRAVEYEPENPVNHCNLAGILSEMGSYEESNRILIEILESVDSGMTECYFYLANNYANMEQYEKAEHALVRYLEEDAEGHYLEDSEEMMELLQYELKRPTPVVTIKARGGAAEHDQARALLEEGKFAQAAKLLESIVAGNADFLAARNNLALAYYYMGQFERAMETILEVLELEEGNLHALCNLAIFYQHAGDADKLAPLAGLLSRTLPFHQEHVFKLATTMGILGEHECALRHFKRLIKDGSAENDGSLYHYAAVAALHVGRPEEARQLWRQALKRDPQSDVAPYYLEQLQLGELSGEPIAASYHYHLPFEEQFRMWEKLPGGMPDGMKTNPLVRSSFFWALRNGDRKTKLQVIQALALIADHEVKEALQALLLEPEEDDDLKRMALFALRSIGVEDTLPAVMGGEARQLAPGSGPSRLPVWEEKWQVVLDAAYEKMGKQYGLIQQYELMTLWVDFLTRVYPDVPKLGKAEGWSAALEYLTAKMHRRAISYQEVAQRYGTSVATVSKNARRIDEVCGIKEKAKSIRAVFLP; via the coding sequence GTGGAAGAGGAGAAAAGAACGGCTGCGGACCAGGCAGCGAAGATTATACCGATCCAGTGGGACGCAACGTTCTTCTTCGAGCGCGCCGTGCGCTCGATGGACCGCTATCACTACGACAAGGCGCTGAAATATTTTCGCCGGGCCGTCGAGTACGAACCGGAGAATCCCGTCAATCACTGCAATCTGGCCGGCATCCTGTCGGAGATGGGCAGCTACGAGGAATCGAACCGGATCCTGATCGAGATTTTGGAGTCCGTCGATTCGGGCATGACGGAATGTTACTTCTATCTGGCCAATAACTACGCCAATATGGAGCAGTACGAAAAAGCGGAGCATGCGCTTGTCCGCTACCTGGAGGAAGACGCGGAAGGGCATTACCTGGAGGATTCCGAGGAAATGATGGAGCTGCTGCAGTACGAGCTGAAGCGTCCGACCCCGGTCGTCACGATCAAAGCCCGCGGCGGAGCCGCCGAGCATGACCAGGCCCGCGCTCTTCTGGAGGAAGGCAAGTTCGCACAGGCCGCCAAGCTGCTGGAATCGATCGTTGCCGGCAATGCCGATTTTCTGGCCGCCCGCAACAATCTGGCGCTGGCTTACTATTATATGGGGCAATTCGAGAGGGCGATGGAAACGATTCTCGAAGTGCTCGAGCTGGAGGAAGGGAATCTCCACGCTCTCTGCAATCTGGCTATCTTCTACCAGCATGCCGGCGATGCGGATAAGCTCGCGCCTTTGGCCGGCTTGCTGAGCCGTACGCTGCCGTTCCATCAGGAGCATGTGTTTAAATTGGCCACTACGATGGGTATTCTAGGGGAGCACGAGTGTGCGCTGCGCCACTTCAAGCGCCTGATCAAGGACGGTTCGGCGGAGAACGACGGCTCCTTGTACCACTATGCAGCCGTTGCCGCGCTCCATGTCGGCCGGCCGGAGGAAGCCCGTCAGCTATGGCGCCAGGCGCTCAAGCGGGACCCGCAGTCCGATGTCGCCCCTTATTACCTGGAGCAACTTCAGCTGGGAGAGCTTTCCGGGGAGCCGATCGCGGCCAGCTACCACTACCACCTTCCGTTCGAGGAGCAGTTCCGGATGTGGGAGAAGCTGCCGGGCGGCATGCCGGACGGGATGAAGACGAATCCTCTCGTGCGGTCCTCCTTCTTCTGGGCGCTGCGCAACGGAGACCGCAAGACGAAGCTTCAGGTGATCCAGGCGCTCGCCTTGATTGCGGACCATGAGGTGAAGGAGGCCCTTCAGGCGCTCCTGCTCGAACCGGAAGAGGATGACGACCTCAAGCGGATGGCGCTGTTCGCTCTTCGTTCCATCGGCGTGGAGGATACCCTTCCCGCGGTGATGGGCGGAGAAGCCAGGCAGCTGGCCCCGGGCTCGGGGCCGTCGAGGCTGCCGGTATGGGAAGAGAAATGGCAGGTCGTGCTGGATGCGGCCTATGAGAAAATGGGCAAGCAGTACGGCTTGATCCAGCAATACGAGCTGATGACGCTCTGGGTCGACTTCCTGACGCGCGTCTATCCCGATGTGCCGAAGCTGGGCAAGGCGGAAGGATGGTCCGCCGCGCTGGAATACTTGACGGCCAAGATGCACCGACGCGCCATCTCTTACCAAGAAGTGGCGCAGCGCTACGGAACATCGGTCGCCACCGTCAGCAAGAACGCGAGGCGCATCGATGAAGTATGCGGCATCAAGGAAAAGGCCAAGAGCATCCGTGCGGTCTTCCTTCCTTGA
- a CDS encoding ribose-phosphate pyrophosphokinase produces MFSDKLRIFSGSSNPELAKKISGELGLPLGAIKLSKFKSGEIYCHYEETIRNCHVFLVQSFSYPINEHLVELLVMIDAAKRASAKTVNIIMPYYGYARQERKSAPREPISAKMLADILTTVGATRIITIDLHAPAIQGFFNIPVDHLTALDLISDYLKSKNIKNPVVVSPDAGRASTAEKLANYLDSPFAIMIKKRPAHNESVITHVIGDVEGQTPIIIEDLIDTGTTIVNVVEGLKERGAEDVYVCATHPLFSGNAIQKLDHPLIKEVVVTDSITLPEIRSDRFKVLSVAPMLADATKIIMQGGSISTLFKNAGI; encoded by the coding sequence ATGTTTAGCGACAAGTTGCGAATTTTCTCGGGTTCGTCGAATCCGGAACTGGCGAAAAAGATCAGCGGGGAACTGGGACTGCCGCTCGGGGCGATCAAGCTGTCCAAGTTCAAGAGCGGAGAGATTTACTGCCACTACGAGGAGACGATCCGGAACTGCCACGTGTTCCTGGTGCAGTCGTTCTCGTATCCCATCAACGAGCATCTGGTGGAGCTTCTCGTCATGATCGATGCCGCCAAGCGCGCATCGGCCAAGACCGTCAACATCATCATGCCGTACTACGGCTATGCGCGCCAGGAGCGCAAGTCCGCGCCGCGCGAGCCGATCTCGGCCAAGATGCTGGCGGACATCCTGACTACCGTCGGAGCGACGCGCATCATCACCATCGATCTTCATGCTCCGGCTATCCAAGGCTTCTTCAATATTCCGGTGGACCATCTCACGGCTCTTGACCTGATCAGCGATTATCTCAAGAGCAAGAACATCAAGAATCCCGTCGTCGTATCTCCGGATGCAGGCCGGGCATCTACCGCTGAGAAGCTGGCCAACTACCTGGACTCGCCATTCGCAATCATGATCAAAAAACGCCCGGCCCACAACGAGTCGGTCATCACCCACGTCATCGGGGACGTGGAAGGGCAGACGCCGATCATCATCGAGGATCTGATCGATACCGGCACGACGATCGTCAACGTCGTCGAGGGGCTCAAGGAGCGCGGTGCCGAGGACGTGTACGTCTGCGCGACGCATCCGCTCTTCTCCGGCAACGCCATCCAGAAACTGGACCATCCTCTGATCAAGGAGGTTGTCGTGACGGATTCGATTACGCTTCCCGAGATCCGCTCCGACCGCTTCAAGGTTCTCTCCGTCGCGCCGATGCTCGCGGATGCGACCAAGATCATCATGCAGGGCGGCTCCATCAGCACCCTGTTCAAGAACGCCGGCATCTAG